In Leisingera sp. NJS204, the following are encoded in one genomic region:
- a CDS encoding DsbA family oxidoreductase produces the protein MKSPVLTIDFFHDTVCGWCFVMSPKLRKLAAEFPIRVRHRTFVLQDSPAKLAAAFGSAERAKSAILGHWERCAEHDKGSRINVEGMRRQRFPYPTGLLSAKACKAAELQTGDAGHWDYFDAVQAAHLTENRNIADEGVLLDAARSCGLDAGRLRKDMHSAEVTQLVSQDRQLAASWRISAVPTLAVSGGKWQLRHGSLAQMRAELALAVTDVAAQAPAGKNLR, from the coding sequence ATGAAATCCCCCGTTCTGACCATCGACTTCTTCCACGACACCGTTTGCGGCTGGTGCTTTGTGATGTCCCCTAAGCTGCGCAAACTGGCCGCCGAATTTCCAATCCGGGTGCGTCATCGCACCTTTGTCCTGCAGGACTCGCCCGCCAAACTGGCAGCGGCCTTTGGCTCTGCGGAGAGAGCCAAATCCGCCATTCTGGGCCATTGGGAGCGATGCGCCGAACATGACAAAGGCAGCCGCATCAACGTGGAGGGGATGCGCCGCCAGCGCTTCCCCTATCCCACCGGCCTGCTGAGCGCCAAAGCCTGCAAGGCCGCTGAACTGCAGACAGGGGACGCCGGGCACTGGGACTATTTCGATGCGGTGCAGGCCGCGCATCTGACGGAGAACCGCAATATAGCGGACGAAGGCGTGCTGCTGGATGCGGCCCGTTCCTGCGGGCTGGATGCCGGACGGCTGCGCAAGGACATGCACAGTGCTGAAGTTACGCAATTGGTTTCCCAGGACCGGCAGCTGGCCGCCTCCTGGCGGATCAGTGCGGTGCCGACTCTGGCGGTTTCCGGCGGCAAATGGCAGCTGCGCCATGGCTCGCTCGCCCAGATGCGCGCAGAGCTGGCTTTGGCTGTGACCGATGTGGCGGCTCAAGCCCCAGCCGGCAAAAATCTGCGGTGA
- a CDS encoding glutathione S-transferase family protein, whose translation MAKMLIDGVLTEKPKPGDGVFRRMSSGFRGWVEPRVDADFPAEAGRYHLYVSMACPWSHRTTILRALKGLEEIITVTQMVPLAGPDGWQIDTAGHDPAAGVPRDKHLYQVYQRADPGHTGPVTVPVLFDKSTGRIVSNDSGEIMRMLNSAFAGLTGTAPDFYPPDLQQEIDRISAEIYAPVNNGVYRAGFATTQAAYDEAITALFGKLNELDALLGTRRYLTGERLTEADWRLFTTLVRFDPVYATHFKTDRKRIADYRNLGPYLRDLFQVPGVAATIDMEAIRQHYFLSHRHINPHGIISVGPDQDLSQPHGRDRTALRA comes from the coding sequence ATGGCAAAGATGCTGATCGACGGTGTGCTCACCGAAAAGCCGAAACCGGGAGACGGTGTGTTCCGCCGCATGAGCAGCGGCTTCCGTGGATGGGTCGAGCCGCGGGTGGATGCGGACTTCCCGGCCGAAGCGGGCCGCTACCACCTTTATGTCTCCATGGCCTGCCCCTGGAGCCACCGCACCACGATCCTGCGCGCGCTGAAGGGGCTGGAGGAGATCATCACCGTCACCCAGATGGTGCCGCTGGCAGGCCCTGACGGCTGGCAGATCGACACCGCGGGGCATGACCCTGCCGCCGGGGTGCCAAGAGATAAGCACCTCTATCAGGTCTATCAGCGGGCGGATCCCGGCCACACCGGCCCGGTCACGGTGCCGGTTCTGTTTGACAAGAGCACCGGCCGCATTGTCAGCAACGATTCCGGCGAGATCATGCGGATGCTGAATTCAGCCTTTGCCGGGCTGACGGGCACCGCCCCGGATTTCTATCCGCCGGACTTGCAGCAGGAGATCGACCGGATCAGCGCCGAAATCTATGCCCCGGTCAACAATGGCGTCTACCGCGCAGGCTTTGCCACCACCCAGGCGGCTTATGACGAGGCGATCACCGCCCTGTTCGGCAAGCTGAATGAGCTGGACGCCCTGCTCGGCACCCGTCGCTACCTGACCGGGGAGCGGCTCACCGAAGCCGACTGGCGCCTGTTCACCACCCTTGTCCGGTTCGATCCGGTCTATGCGACGCATTTCAAGACCGACCGCAAGCGGATCGCCGACTACCGCAACCTCGGCCCCTATCTGCGCGACCTCTTCCAGGTCCCAGGCGTGGCCGCCACGATCGATATGGAGGCCATCCGCCAGCACTATTTCCTGAGCCACCGGCACATCAACCCGCATGGGATCATCTCTGTCGGTCCGGACCAGGATCTGAGCCAGCCTCACGGGCGGGACAGGACAGCCCTTCGCGCCTGA
- a CDS encoding LysR family transcriptional regulator — MEGMGDIPVIVAVAETQGFAAAARRLGVSKSAVSKRITLIEKRLGAQLFHRSTRNVSLTEAGEHFYAHAVRAQEAAQEAEDSVLALQEAPKGRLKVNVPMAFGRLHVAPLVSEFLARYPGVSVDMVMDDRVADLFAEGFDLALRGGTLAVSALVARKIAPLHNVLAAAPAYLDRYGTPETVSGLSRHNCLQYSYSRDFQEWVFDCDGEVQTFRPGGSFSVNNGEALREAILGGTGIGRLPTFTAGPDLAAGRLVRVLPHCLLPSQTLYAIYPERRYLPAKVRVFIDFILEHLGGEVPPWDRDARV; from the coding sequence ATGGAAGGAATGGGAGATATCCCGGTGATTGTGGCGGTTGCCGAGACACAGGGGTTTGCCGCAGCGGCGCGGCGGCTGGGGGTGAGCAAATCCGCGGTCAGCAAACGGATCACGCTCATCGAAAAGAGGTTGGGCGCGCAACTGTTTCACCGCTCCACCCGTAATGTCAGCCTGACCGAAGCGGGCGAGCATTTCTATGCCCATGCGGTCCGGGCGCAGGAGGCGGCACAGGAGGCCGAGGACAGCGTGCTGGCTCTGCAGGAGGCCCCCAAGGGGCGGCTGAAGGTGAATGTTCCGATGGCATTCGGGCGACTGCATGTGGCGCCGCTGGTGTCCGAGTTTCTGGCGCGTTACCCCGGCGTGTCGGTGGATATGGTGATGGATGACCGGGTGGCGGATCTGTTTGCGGAAGGGTTCGACCTGGCGCTGCGCGGCGGAACCCTGGCGGTTTCCGCGCTGGTCGCCCGCAAGATCGCGCCCTTGCACAACGTCCTGGCTGCTGCCCCGGCATACCTTGATCGCTATGGCACACCGGAAACGGTCAGCGGTCTGAGCCGCCACAACTGCCTGCAGTATTCCTACAGCCGGGATTTTCAGGAGTGGGTTTTCGATTGCGATGGTGAGGTGCAAACCTTCCGGCCCGGCGGGAGTTTCAGCGTCAACAACGGCGAGGCGCTGCGGGAAGCGATCCTGGGCGGGACGGGGATCGGCCGGCTGCCGACCTTCACTGCCGGCCCGGACCTGGCGGCGGGGCGGCTGGTGCGGGTGCTGCCGCACTGCCTGCTGCCGTCGCAGACCCTTTATGCCATCTACCCGGAGCGCCGCTATCTGCCTGCCAAGGTGCGGGTTTTCATTGATTTCATCCTGGAACACCTTGGCGGTGAGGTGCCGCCCTGGGACCGGGACGCACGTGTGTGA
- a CDS encoding GlxA family transcriptional regulator has protein sequence MTIHSNDFGPAPSTRIGFLLFPGFPMACLTSAMEPLRSANEIAGHQVFSWSLVTETGADAAASAGVLFPADASLAGIKGLDCLFLLSGPEGEFEDPVSGHGRLRYLSRHGVTLGAVSGGVFPLARSGVLSGRRCAVHWCYRSAFEAAFPDCPAVDRLIVRDGNIHTISGATAMFDLSLELIGTVLGADAKNEIACLFQHPVIRNGSARQKVPVLQSDRTVDQMPPAVKEAMAIFSENYETPVCIRDVARMAGISPRQLERSFRAATGLSPGEYYRRQRLKAARQMVLHSWDTVSRIAHAVGYASSSTLTLHYRKFYGVTPVQDRKHALQPPGRRQVQTAPPGGL, from the coding sequence ATGACTATCCATTCCAACGACTTTGGCCCCGCCCCATCCACCCGCATAGGCTTTCTGCTGTTTCCAGGCTTTCCCATGGCCTGCCTGACCTCGGCAATGGAGCCGCTGCGCTCCGCCAATGAAATCGCCGGGCACCAGGTGTTTTCCTGGTCCTTGGTGACGGAAACCGGCGCGGACGCAGCGGCTTCAGCCGGGGTCCTTTTTCCAGCAGATGCCAGCCTTGCCGGGATCAAAGGGCTGGACTGCCTGTTCCTGCTGTCCGGCCCGGAAGGTGAATTCGAAGATCCTGTCTCAGGGCATGGGCGGCTGCGCTACTTATCGCGGCATGGTGTGACCTTGGGCGCAGTGTCCGGTGGTGTTTTCCCGCTGGCGCGCAGCGGGGTTTTGTCCGGACGGCGCTGCGCTGTTCACTGGTGTTACCGCAGCGCCTTTGAGGCCGCCTTTCCCGATTGCCCGGCTGTTGACCGGCTGATTGTGCGGGACGGCAATATTCATACGATCTCTGGTGCGACCGCCATGTTCGACCTGTCACTGGAGCTGATCGGCACTGTTCTCGGTGCAGACGCCAAAAATGAAATCGCCTGCCTGTTCCAGCATCCCGTCATCCGCAACGGCAGCGCCCGTCAGAAGGTCCCGGTGCTGCAAAGCGACCGCACCGTCGACCAGATGCCACCCGCAGTAAAAGAGGCTATGGCGATCTTCTCGGAGAATTACGAAACACCGGTGTGCATCCGCGACGTGGCCCGCATGGCCGGCATCTCGCCGCGCCAGCTGGAGCGCAGTTTTCGCGCCGCCACCGGCCTCAGCCCCGGCGAATACTACCGCCGCCAGCGCCTGAAGGCCGCCCGGCAGATGGTGCTTCATTCATGGGATACCGTGTCCCGCATAGCCCATGCTGTTGGCTATGCCAGCTCCTCGACCCTGACACTGCATTACCGGAAGTTCTATGGAGTCACACCGGTTCAAGACCGCAAACACGCTTTGCAGCCGCCCGGCCGCCGCCAAGTTCAAACAGCGCCACCGGGCGGCCTCTAA
- a CDS encoding ABC transporter permease, protein MTDQTMVLSGKPQTWTRARTGWALFALACVLAAGNAVLPAGLVRPPEWLVLPFADWINAIFNFLRDDLGLIYLTRAFADGVEWLLDVTANLLYGKNRWPRVGPIPWTVIASIGFVIGYALQGWRLSLLTGGTFVWIAVMGQWKWAMETLSVIVVAAPFSILFGLVMGVLAWRSKSFERILNPILNIAQSLPHFAYMIPVVVFIGVGPKAGAIVTIIFSVPPMIRMSLLGLRKVPHEVIESGHMCGSTRWQLLRHVRIPTARTEILVGVNQVIMQCLAMVVLASFIGMPGLGQKLLQLLQALKIGRSVEIGITIVLLAVMLDRCTKAWATKQPEHFEKGISFAVRNKFLLIAAGLSLACILLAQFIPVMDQIGRRDAFTISKPIDAVADWFIVLIDPVTQWLRWFLITWVLIPIRDAFLWMPYAAVLALLAAAGWAIGGLRSALVCVAFFGLIAMSGWWDRAMITVYTVVVAVSIATVLGFPLGIWGSFHEKRAALALLICDTLQTFPSFIYLIPVVMLFGVNDVAVIGAVVLFAAVPLVRYTIEGLRQVPETLIEAADMAGATRMQTLWKVRLPMALPTIMVGVNQSVMFSLFMVIIAAFIGTQDLGQEMQRALSSTDVGKGLVLGLAVAFMGLMVDHLVTTWAKTKKDALGLE, encoded by the coding sequence ATGACAGATCAGACGATGGTCCTTTCTGGAAAACCTCAGACATGGACACGCGCCAGAACCGGCTGGGCGCTGTTTGCGCTGGCCTGCGTTCTGGCGGCGGGCAATGCCGTGCTGCCGGCAGGGCTGGTAAGGCCGCCTGAATGGCTGGTGCTGCCTTTTGCCGACTGGATCAACGCGATCTTTAACTTCCTGCGCGATGATCTTGGACTTATCTACCTGACCCGCGCCTTTGCTGATGGGGTTGAATGGCTGCTCGATGTGACCGCCAACTTGCTTTACGGCAAGAACCGCTGGCCCCGCGTCGGCCCCATTCCGTGGACCGTGATTGCCAGCATCGGCTTTGTTATCGGCTATGCGTTACAAGGCTGGCGGCTGTCGCTGCTGACCGGCGGCACTTTTGTCTGGATCGCCGTCATGGGACAGTGGAAATGGGCGATGGAAACCCTTTCGGTTATCGTTGTCGCGGCCCCGTTCTCGATCCTGTTCGGGCTGGTCATGGGCGTCCTCGCCTGGCGCTCGAAGAGCTTTGAACGGATCCTGAATCCAATCCTCAACATCGCGCAAAGCCTGCCGCATTTCGCCTATATGATCCCGGTGGTTGTCTTTATCGGCGTCGGCCCCAAGGCGGGTGCCATTGTCACCATCATCTTTTCGGTGCCGCCGATGATCCGCATGTCCTTGCTGGGTTTGCGCAAGGTCCCGCATGAGGTGATTGAAAGCGGACACATGTGCGGCTCAACCCGCTGGCAGCTGCTGCGCCACGTCCGCATCCCCACCGCCCGGACCGAGATCCTGGTCGGTGTGAACCAGGTCATCATGCAGTGTCTTGCGATGGTGGTTCTGGCCAGCTTCATCGGCATGCCGGGGCTGGGCCAGAAGCTGCTGCAACTGCTGCAGGCGTTGAAGATCGGCCGCTCGGTCGAGATCGGCATCACCATCGTGCTGCTGGCCGTCATGCTGGACCGTTGCACCAAGGCCTGGGCGACCAAGCAGCCTGAGCATTTTGAAAAAGGCATCTCCTTTGCGGTCCGCAACAAGTTCCTGCTGATCGCTGCGGGCCTGTCGCTGGCCTGCATCCTGCTGGCACAGTTCATTCCAGTAATGGACCAGATCGGCCGCCGCGACGCCTTCACCATCTCCAAGCCGATTGATGCCGTCGCGGACTGGTTCATCGTGCTGATAGATCCGGTCACCCAATGGCTGCGCTGGTTCCTGATCACCTGGGTGCTGATCCCGATCCGCGATGCCTTCCTATGGATGCCCTATGCCGCAGTGCTGGCGCTGCTGGCCGCCGCAGGCTGGGCCATCGGCGGGCTGCGGTCAGCTTTGGTATGCGTTGCTTTCTTCGGCCTCATCGCCATGTCCGGCTGGTGGGATCGTGCGATGATCACTGTTTATACTGTCGTCGTCGCGGTCTCGATTGCGACTGTGCTGGGTTTTCCGCTGGGCATCTGGGGATCGTTTCACGAGAAACGTGCCGCCCTTGCCCTGCTCATCTGCGACACATTGCAAACCTTCCCCAGCTTCATCTACCTGATCCCGGTGGTCATGCTGTTCGGGGTGAACGATGTGGCGGTGATCGGCGCCGTGGTCCTGTTCGCAGCCGTGCCGCTGGTGCGCTACACCATTGAAGGGTTGCGCCAGGTGCCCGAAACCCTGATCGAAGCCGCTGATATGGCCGGTGCCACCCGGATGCAAACCCTGTGGAAAGTCCGCCTGCCGATGGCGCTGCCTACCATCATGGTCGGGGTGAACCAGTCGGTGATGTTCTCGCTGTTCATGGTGATCATCGCCGCCTTCATCGGTACCCAGGATCTGGGCCAGGAGATGCAGCGTGCGCTGTCTTCCACCGATGTGGGCAAAGGGCTGGTGCTTGGTCTTGCCGTCGCTTTCATGGGGCTGATGGTCGACCACCTGGTCACCACCTGGGCGAAGACCAAGAAAGATGCGCTGGGGCTGGAGTGA
- a CDS encoding quaternary amine ABC transporter ATP-binding protein — protein sequence MTAATPVISCKNVWKLFGAQPEQYLKSLTGNPGFDEIRQAGYIAAVRDVSLDIAKGEMLVIMGLSGSGKSTFVRCLSRLIDITGGEVQVDGQNIGEMSEKELIGLRRNKMGMVFQSFGLLPHRTVLDNVAFPLEMRGQDRHARRARALEVIELVGLSGREDYFPRELSGGQQQRVGIARSLAIEPDIWFLDEPFSALDPLIRREMQDEFLRLQEMLGKTIVFITHDFDEALRLADRIAIMKDGVVEQCDTPDQIVLNPATQYVAKFTEEIEKSRVVHAGVLAREVNGHSLTGTPIGEKQTIAELARLLVNDNRDFLPVANTAGSLIGAMNRQEALDVLLGEPS from the coding sequence ATGACCGCCGCCACCCCCGTCATTTCCTGCAAAAACGTCTGGAAGCTGTTTGGCGCCCAACCAGAACAGTATCTGAAGTCACTGACCGGCAACCCCGGCTTTGATGAGATCCGCCAGGCTGGCTACATCGCAGCTGTGCGCGACGTCTCTCTGGATATTGCCAAGGGGGAAATGCTGGTGATCATGGGGCTGTCAGGCTCCGGCAAGTCCACCTTTGTACGCTGCCTGTCCCGTCTGATTGATATCACCGGCGGCGAGGTTCAGGTTGACGGTCAGAACATCGGCGAGATGTCCGAGAAAGAGCTGATCGGCCTGCGTCGCAACAAGATGGGCATGGTGTTCCAAAGCTTCGGTCTTTTGCCGCACCGTACCGTGCTGGACAACGTGGCATTCCCGCTGGAAATGCGCGGCCAGGACCGCCACGCACGCCGCGCCCGTGCGCTGGAGGTGATCGAACTGGTAGGCCTGTCAGGGCGCGAGGATTACTTCCCGCGCGAACTATCCGGCGGCCAGCAGCAACGTGTCGGCATCGCCCGAAGCCTGGCAATTGAACCTGATATCTGGTTCCTGGACGAGCCGTTTTCAGCCCTCGACCCGCTGATCCGCCGCGAGATGCAGGACGAATTCCTGCGGCTGCAGGAAATGCTGGGCAAGACCATCGTCTTTATCACGCACGACTTTGACGAGGCCCTGCGCCTTGCCGACCGGATTGCCATCATGAAGGACGGCGTGGTTGAACAGTGCGACACCCCCGATCAGATCGTGCTGAACCCGGCTACCCAGTATGTTGCGAAATTCACCGAAGAAATTGAGAAATCCCGCGTGGTGCATGCCGGTGTTTTGGCACGCGAGGTGAATGGACACAGCCTGACCGGCACGCCGATCGGAGAAAAACAGACCATCGCCGAACTGGCGCGCCTGCTGGTCAATGACAACCGCGACTTTCTGCCGGTTGCCAACACCGCAGGCAGCCTGATCGGTGCGATGAACCGCCAAGAAGCGCTGGACGTGCTTCTGGGAGAGCCGTCATGA
- a CDS encoding ABC transporter substrate-binding protein yields the protein MRYRQYLMASAAAMMMTAPMAMAEDSSDPIIIPIHNWSSQIVMSHVVGQIFESMGNSVEYVSTDSQAVYESVRLGDVTLELEVWEGAFGKSFNEALSKGGLHDAGDHNAVTREDWWYPAWTKDACPGLPSWEALNDCAAAFATPETGDKGRFLGGPVDWLKHDAERVEALGMNFTVVNAGSASALWAEVAAAERTKKPVVIFNWTPNFAEAVWPGEFVEFPTWVEGCDKDPSVGPNPDATYDCGNPANGYLKKAAWDGMKEKWPAAYETLTEISFTNPQIAEMAKLVDIDEMEPEDAAAEWLAANEGLWKPWTGS from the coding sequence ATGAGATACCGGCAATACCTAATGGCCAGCGCTGCGGCCATGATGATGACGGCCCCGATGGCGATGGCCGAGGATTCCTCGGACCCTATCATTATTCCGATCCACAACTGGTCGAGCCAGATCGTGATGAGCCACGTTGTCGGACAAATCTTTGAATCAATGGGCAACAGTGTCGAATATGTGTCGACCGACAGCCAGGCAGTCTATGAATCCGTCCGCCTTGGCGATGTGACCCTGGAACTGGAAGTCTGGGAAGGCGCCTTTGGCAAGTCCTTCAACGAGGCGCTGTCCAAAGGCGGCCTGCATGACGCAGGCGACCACAATGCCGTGACCCGCGAAGACTGGTGGTATCCGGCCTGGACCAAAGACGCCTGCCCTGGCTTGCCAAGCTGGGAAGCGCTGAACGACTGCGCTGCGGCTTTTGCCACACCTGAAACTGGCGACAAGGGCCGTTTCCTGGGCGGTCCTGTTGACTGGCTCAAGCACGACGCCGAGCGTGTTGAGGCCCTCGGCATGAACTTCACAGTTGTGAACGCAGGGTCTGCCTCGGCGCTTTGGGCCGAAGTTGCCGCTGCTGAAAGGACCAAAAAGCCGGTGGTGATCTTCAACTGGACGCCGAACTTTGCCGAAGCTGTCTGGCCAGGTGAATTCGTCGAATTCCCCACCTGGGTCGAAGGCTGCGACAAGGACCCGTCCGTCGGCCCGAACCCGGACGCCACCTATGACTGCGGCAATCCGGCCAACGGCTACCTCAAGAAGGCCGCTTGGGACGGCATGAAAGAGAAATGGCCGGCGGCCTATGAAACGCTGACCGAAATCAGCTTTACCAACCCGCAAATCGCAGAAATGGCCAAGCTGGTCGATATTGACGAGATGGAGCCTGAGGACGCCGCAGCTGAATGGCTGGCCGCGAATGAGGGTCTCTGGAAGCCCTGGACCGGTTCCTGA